The Dioscorea cayenensis subsp. rotundata cultivar TDr96_F1 chromosome 18, TDr96_F1_v2_PseudoChromosome.rev07_lg8_w22 25.fasta, whole genome shotgun sequence genome includes the window GCTCAATTGAGCAACATTCTTACATGATATACAAAGTTGAAGCTTTGTGGAAGCTTTGATCCCACAAATCCTCCCCGGTAAGCttctattttggttttgtttcagTTAATCAACTATGTATTAAAGTTCTTTTTTATATGTAGCTCAATTGAACAACATTGTTACAGGATATACAAAGTTGAAGCTTTGTGGAAGCTTTGATCCCACCAATCCTCCCCGGTAAGCttctattttggttttgtttcagTTAATCAACTATGTATTAAAGTTCTTTTTTATATGTAGCTCAATTGAACAACATTGTTACAGTGTGTTAATTGACAGtgtattttggttttgtttaagttaatagtgtgtgtttgattttttgtatgtAGCTCAAAAGAATCAGAACATGGCAGGATACACAAAGCTGAAGCTTTGACAAGGTATTGTACAAATGTCCTATCTTTTGCTTAGATTTGATAATAGgttggattgaacaaatgtcCTATCTTTTGCTTAGATTTGATAATATGTTGGTAATGTGTTGATTTGAAGATTTAGATTATTATTGTGTATGAGAGTTTTAGGTGCATAAGTTGGTTATGAAAATAGGTTTGGAGTAACTATGATGCTTGTTTCATTATATTAATATGTTGGTAATTTGCTGATTTGTAgatttttataatctaaatcctgaattgttattttattcccAAGTGATAGCAAGCAGCAAGTGTGATATGGAGGAAGATGATTTGAGTACTGGCTTGGTTGATGAAACAACATCTGAAGAAGAGGATTTCCGAGGATCCGACTATGACATCttagatggtgatgatgatattGACCGGGACATGGGTGAGACGAAGACAGTGGGACACTGACATCTACTCTTATTCAAATTTCAGCAGTGTAAAAAAATACCCTGATGATGGTGGTGAACCTTATACTAGTGATGAAGAAAGTGACTCGAGAAAAATTGTAGTTCGAGGACTTGTTATGATTAAAGAACTAGATGATGATGGTGAAAGTAGATTTCTGGAGTTCAATGAAGAGAAGGATCTCTACAGCCCAAAATTAAGAGTTGGAATGGTGTTCAGGGACTTTGACCAATTGAAGAAAGCTTGTAGAAATTGGGGAATCAAGCATAGATTCCAGGTTTGGTTACCGCAGAATGACAAGAAGATGGTTATTTGTGCATGTCATAACAAGCAATGCTCCTTCAAGATATATGCAGCTCACGTGAAGAAAAACGATCCATCAGTGCAGATTAAAAGTGCCAACCTTAATCACAGCTGTGGGAAAGTCTTCAATAATTTCCATGTAACTTCAAAGTGGCTAGCCAGCAAATACTTTGACAAATACAAGGCTGATCCGAATTGGAGTTGcaatggtttaattaaacaaGTCAAGGATGACCATGGCCTCACAATATCTGCTATGAAAGCGTGGAGAACCAAAAAAACTTGGCAATGAAGTGGGTCAATGGAGATGCATCCCGAGCAATATACAAAAGCGTGTAGGTATGCGGTGAACTTAAACAAAAGTAATCCGAGGGAGCACTGATAATTTTGTGGAGAGATGAACAACACTTCAAAAggatttttatgtttgtttgaagcCATTAAAGGATGCCTTTGGGTCAGGTTGCAGGCCATTTATAGGACTGGATGGTTGTTTCCTAAAAGGCCTCTATGATGGGCGATTACTATCGTGAGTTGGAATTGACCCGAATGATTGTATATTTCCCATTGCATATCGCGGTAGTATTGGTGGAGAATCTTTGAAACATGGACTGGTTTATAGAGCTATTAAGGTATGATTTAGAGATTTCGAACAGCAGATATGTCACCATAATGAGTGATCGGCAAAAGGTTAGTTTTCTGTCCTTGAACTACATTATATTCATGGTAGCTGTGATTTAATTTATCCATTGTAGCTGCGAGGGGCTTGAAAAGGGGCTGTTCAAGAGATATTCCCAAATCGTTTGAACACGAAGCGTGTGAGGGCATATCTACCAAATTTTAGGGAGAAGTTTAAAGGGAAAGCCCTAAAAAGATTACTTATGGAATCTTTGCAAGGGCTTCATATGTTCAAAGGTTTAATTCTCGGCTTGGAGAAATAGAGAAAGAGAACCCAGATGCAAGAAGATGGCTTGATCACGAGGATAGACCACATGCAAGCTGGACCAGGCCATTGTTTGGAACTTCATGCAAGTGCGACATCCTACTAAACAATATTTGTGAGTGCTTCAACAGGTATATTCTTGATACAAGGGATAAGGGAATTATCACAATGCTTGAGATGATCAAGCTCAAATTGATGAGGAGGATTAAGAGGAAAAAGGACCAGATGTTGAAATATAAGGGAATTATATGCCCAAAGATCCAAAAAAGGCTTAACCAAATGAAGGAAGAGGCTCAGTGCTACACGGCAGATTTTTCAGGTGGACCCAAGGTTCAAGTCACAGGGATTGGAGGTTCCTTCATTGTTGATATGATTGAGCACACTTGCACATGCAGGGAGGTGGGAATGTGGCAGGGTTTTGCCATGCCCTCATGCAATCGAGTGCCATATATGGCAATAATCGACAACGGAGGAGTTTGTACATCTTTGCATACCTGGTGTCCACATATCTAAGGGTCTATGAGCATTACATAAACCCCACCAACAGTGAAGAACTTTGGCCAGAGGTGAATGATGGCACAAGAGTGATCCCACCTTCAatggggagaagaaaaaggggaagGAAAGCAACTGCAAGGAGAAAAGAGCCTGAGGAAATTGAGAAAGCCTTGAAGAAATCAAAGTCAGATTCCAACACTTCTGGCAAAGGCAAACAAAAATTGGCAAAAAAGGGTTTAAGCACAGTAAAATGTAGCATTTGCCATGCAACAGGCCACAATAAAAGGCTCCATTATAAAGTAAGGGGGGTTCTGTCTTATTTTAGTTCAaatgcaacaaaaattaatttgtttcagctaataaaattatttctctAATGATTGCAAGGCACACCTTCAAATCTTGGCGTGAAAAGACAGAAACTAATTCCTGTattgtttctatatatatatatatatatatatatatatatatttgcatttgTGATGAGTTGCAAAGATGCATTACTTAttttatctatgttttctttacagagGAGAAAGAATGCTACACCAGAAAATGCTTCAAGTGGCAGTGCTGCACCTCCTGATGTCATTGGTTCCCAGCAGTCTCAGTCCATTCAACCTAGTGATATTACAAGCCAGGGACAAACTCTAAATGTGAGAATCAATAGGTCAAGCAATGTCAATGTAGCTAACTTGGGGAATGTCATCTACTGCACAGGAGCAACTCAATCTCCACCTGCAAACATGGCTTCTTCCCCAGTCAGAGCTTCTTCCCCAATCAGAGCTGATCTTGATGCCAACCTAAGTCAAGTGTGAAGTTGCAGATTGACAATGTTTTAATATAGACtgctaatatttttctttaatgtaaACTGGGAATTGAATAGTTGGGAATTGTATTAGTTGTCCAACTTTAATTTGGTTGTTATTCTGTCCTGTTTAATGTCTCAAAATTCTATTGGCTGATTGTTTAATTTGGATATGTGTTGTTTAATTGTTCTGTGTTATGTCTTCTTTAAATATTGTGTAGAATTTATGTAGTTTTCTTCCAGATTTCtgcatattttcttttgttcagaATGCTTGTATTGTTTGTATTGTGTAGAATTTCTGCAGTTTTCTTCTAGATTTCTGCAGATTTCTATTATGCAGAATGCATATATTGTTTGTATTGTGTAAAATTTTTGCAGTTTTATTCCAGATCTCTCAAAGATTTATATTGTATAGAATAACTTGGTGTTTGTATTGTGCAGAATTTCTGCAGCTCTTCCAAGTTTGTGCAGCTCTTCAAAATTCTATTTCGCCCCAGGTTTGAGTACAAGATTTTTCCCTAGGTTTTAGTACAAGATTTTTTCCCAGGTTTTAGTACAAGATTTTTCTTTCCCCAGGTTTTAGTACTAGATTTTTTCCCCAGGTTTTAGTACCAGAATTTTCCCAGTGTTTAGCATTGCATACTTCCCCAGGTTTCTGTAGTTTTATTCCCATGAACTAGGGGCTACCTTTTTTTTCCCATATTCTTTCCCATATTCTTTCCCCGGGTTTTTATACAAATTATTGTACAAATTGGCACAACAATTCTGCAGACTTTGAAGATTCTGCAGATTTGATCTTCATTCAATTACACAACTGAAAATTGTACAATGTATTTGATCTTCATTCGTAGGTGAAAATTgcacaattgaaataataattcaaatgaagaaacaaatggaaaataataactcaaattaagTTGCACAATAGACCtaattacaaatacaaacacaaaagaaTTTCTCACATTGACTGTGAATTAAATTTAACTTCTCACAGTCTCGTAAgcattcattcaaaacaaaattaaatttgaatctcACAATACAAAGAGACAATCCCATTCGATCTGGTTGACAAACACATTTAACTTCTCACAATCTTGAATCTTTTACAAAGCAGTGGCCGAGTATGCTCGAATTTGGCGGATTGATGGGTCGGATCTAGCAGGAATGGTGCCCGATTCTTGCGGGAGCGATGCCCTAGTCTAGCTAAGAGAAAAAGTAGGGAGCGAGGGTTGGAGCGAGGTTGCTCGGTTTGTGAACTAGGGCTAGGGTATCATTTCAACATTGGGGATGGCCTTATGAGAGGGGAGGGAGAACAAGGTCCGCCACGTGTGATGCCGGCGTGGAGATGACATGGCCTTACTCGGGTCTCCTGGCGAGGGTGGGGCTGCACGCGGATAGAGTAATGAATTTAATAAGACACGTGACACGTACGTCATCAATTTCAGGAAATAGCCCCAAAGCTTGACCGTTGTGGCCACCCATGTGACCGGAGTAAACTTATGTGTCCAGCGtatacataaaaaaacttttgtggccatagcgttataCTTATGAAACTTATGTAGCCACCAGTGAAATGAACCCTTTATCATCCAATTTGAGCTCTTTTTTTTCAAGTAAATGTTCCAAGAATCCAAGCTAAAGCTATTAGCTATAGCAGGGAGAAtgaatatatatctttatttatccaatttttcaagttaaatttataaaataacagaAAACATGTTGTATAGGTAATGGGTAGTTGCCCACCATTACTTCGcaggtttaataaaacaaataaatacatgaacttAAATAGAGGACAAATATGGCCATAtaggaaatgaaaagaaagcaagCGCTGTAGCCAACCGGTGTGGAGGAACTTTATAAAAtaggttaaattttgttttgattctctTAGAAAGACTAATTTATTTCCTAAAGCTGCAAAAGGTACCCAAAATATCCATCTAATTATTCCCAAATCCTTTTTGCAATAAcaaattaacattttaaaatttatcataatGCCAATTAAGAACCATGTGGCAGTGGctttcaattataaaatttgtcatatattttttttaaaaaaacaaaaaaacaaaaaataacttCTCCATCTCTCCTTTTTAATCACATGCATCCTCAAAATGCCAGCTATTAagctaaacataaatatataaatgcgAAGGGGTCATTTATGATATTTCTCACTTCTCCACAAACTTTAtataagagaaaataattaaataaaatactcataaataaataaataaataaataaataaaaatataaaaaaataaatataaaagcaaatcGATTTGCGGTTCTCTCCACACATCACATCCATAAGCGCTGGGTTTCTCAAAGGGTGTTGTTGGCTGGCTCGCCTGAAGCCAAAGACAGAGCTCGGGTCTTCTTCGAGGTTAAAggttctctttctttctctctctctctctctctctcgttgtACCTTGTGACtgtgagtatttttttttttcatttggccACCATTGATTGATTCCCTTTTGTTATTTGCTTCatgtttatttctttaattagcctctcttatctttgttttttttttcttaagatcCGTGCCGTTCCATGCCAAGCCATGCCATGGGGACGGACTGCATGTAAGTCCCTTTACCATATGAAATGGACTTTCTTAGTATCTCCCAACTTCAACCTCcttgactctctctctctctttctctctcttaacaagtcacacacacacacacacacacaccatgtCAGGTCTTCTTCCCTAACTATTCTCCCAATCTCAATCCTCCTCCTCTATACTAAACCCTCCTCCATTATCTAATATATTCATATCTATTAAtcctaatttaatattttctttttttttttttgcccctAGATGAAAAACCTAAAATAATAGATCATTTTTTTAGGGATTTTATTTGGTGATTATTTATCGGTCATTTAGTTCTAATTGTTAAGTTAAATAAAAAGGGGCAGATTGGGACCTTAGCTACTTGGAATTACATGGTGGCTTCACCTGAATGAAGGGAGGGATGGATGTTGTGGATAATTATTGTGCTTGCCTTAATAAAGGAATTCTGGCTTTCAATGCTTGACATATATCTAGATGATGGCTATTTCTGAATCTTAATTATATGgcaaaacaaatacaacatTGAAGCGACTCTCACATGCCGTATGTCGATCAGTTACcaaaattaggattttttttttttttccctgatCTGAAAGTGAATTTTAATTGAGTTAACTCAGCCGCCGGAGATAGGATTTTGCCTGGGTAATCAACGTGGTGATGTTAGTGCATGAATAAATATGTTTGGGATCTTTTATGTGACCTCTGATTTTGGTTGAACATGAACCATTTGGATTTGGAGTAGTTAATCATCCCCTACTGAAAAAACATGGCtgacaatttttaatttttaatttttttaaagtcaatTGCAATAAAAGAAAGACATGAGAAGCAAAAGaaattatacacacacacacacacacatatatatatatatatgagttgaTAGATATGTCTTCAATTCTTAGATCATACCATTGTTTCTCTTTCAAATGGCTGTtcaggttttgttttttttgccCCCTCTTTACTATtcttaattttagttttaagaTCATCAAATTTACTGAGTGATTCGTTAGCCTTTTATCTTTAAAAGCTTGTtagtaaaaggaaaaatatgcaTTGGCTTGTTAGAGatctgaatatataaattgttatttttttatatatattcaggAGATAGAATCATGCTGTAATTTCTATATgtggtttattaaaaaaaagatagaatgaTTAGAATCTGGTTATGTATGGCATGTTTTACTGGATCTTTATTTCCTAACCGAGCATATAAGAGAGAACTTTTGTTATCTGGTCCGGTTAACCTCTGGAATTCCTTTGGTTTAATTCTTTATCATAACTGCAGTATtgtgttaaataaaataaaataaaatagagctTTGTCCCTCTACTTGTCATACAGTTCATAGTATCCAAGCCTTGGAAGAATTTGCTTTGTATGAATCTTCAAGGCAGTGAAAACAATGTGTTGTTGGTGAATTTTGAGAATCAGTACATTccctattcttttttatttaatatttattactcCCAATCCAATTGTtactgttgctgctgctgctgctgctgctacagCTGCATGGCTTTGAATGGCGTGTGTCATGGAACTTGTGTCTTTGGTGTATTTGTAGCAGTTAGCACCAATCCAAAGCATACAGTATGTGTTCTTCAACGCTTTTATAAGTCTTCAAAACTCTTACCTAGTCAATCTCCTAATCATATATACATCTTCTGTGATCTTGATCAAACGGTTGTCATTTCCTTTGTGGCAGAGTCTTCTCTTCATAAAACAGGGCACTCTAATTAATTATACCACTAGTCCTCTCCTATCCACATTCCACAATAATAGTCAGTCATACAAAGATAGGGTTAGGGATTGTTGTTATTCCTAATTCCTATTCTGTCAACGTGAATGATTTAGGGTTTGTCATTTGTTCTTAAATTACAGTTAATccagggagagagagagaaagatagatAATATgcagtatatataaaagagcgGGAACGTAGAGAGACGGTTATGAAGATCCAAAGCGAGAGTTTCTCATCGTAACTGCCACCAACTGTCGTTGGCCTTCTTCCCGCCCGCCCTGCGTTGGAGGAACGCACATATCAATGACCGGGCTATCTCTTCAACCTGGCGGGCTTTGCCATGGATACTCCTATCCTTAACCCTTACACCATCTCTTCCCTCACTGACGCTGAGGCTGAGCTCTGGAATCTTTTCCATCAGTTCTCTCCCGGCCTTCTGAAGACCACTCTCCCTGGGCTTGATTCAAACTCCGCGTCATCACCAAAATCGGTTTGTTTTGATCACTCTGAACATTTTCGCCACTGGTTGCAGAGTTTCTTCTATGATGATCATTGCTATGAGGGATTGCAATTGAATCCAGACCTGAAGAGAAAGATTCTTTTGCTTGTTTCCAAGGTTTTGACTGAGAAGCCTACTGTAGGGGGTTGGCATGAAGATGGTGCTTGTTTTTTGAAGAGAAATGGAATTTCGAAGCCTGTTTGCTCGATGGTCTCTGACGCTCTGAAGAGGTGCCATTCTTTGCCGGATATGTTGATATGGCTAAAGAGGATTGCGGTAAGTCCATGTGAGCCTGTGACTTCTGCTGCGGCATCAGAATGGCAAATGCAGATTCTGAAGGCCCGACATTCTTTGTTCCTGAGCAAGACGGAGTCTTCCTTTGATGCTCAATATCCTTATCTTCGTCGTCGGGTATATATCAccagaacttttttttttgtttattctttCGTGTTATGTTTATTATGTATGCTTCCTGTTTCTTTTACCTTCTGTGAGACATCCTTGTATTGTGTTCACTGAAACTAGGAGATGTGGTGTGCTCTATGAGGATTTGATTTTGAATGCGTTTGTTAGATTTCCCAGATGATAGCATGGcaacaggaaaaaaaattgacataCTCAAATGAATAGGTGaaaatggcatataagaatggGAAAATCACCTATTGTTCTGTTATGGTTCTGTACTAGTTCTATGTTTACAGTTGACATTTGAATATGATAATGCTTATCCACCATCTATTCCTGAAACAAGTGCATGTTGACACATCAACCTTCAAAAGACCTTTCATGACATGAagtagagatatatatatatatatatatatatcagtagGAATCACTTAGCAATGGAACAATTGTCATTTACGCATAAGTCTGCTCCAGAAGGGGTTGATGGGGGCCATGACCTCCATGTCTGTCTTGATATGTATTCTGAAGATTTgatttaatgaaattacaatGGAAAAACACCGTCATCTTTTGGTTATCATTGTGCATGTTAGCTATAATGTAGTATGTGGGTGCACAATTGTTCTACTGTTGTCTACTTCCTTCTGTTTGAAAACCATTTTAGGACAACGCTTTCTGTTCACTGTGTTTTCTgaaaactaatttttatgtCAGCCCAGTTACACTCTGATAATTTTATGACTGAATAATGAAAAGATGGTATGTATGTTTTATGTTCCAGAAGAGGCGGAGGATTGATCGATCTTTATCATTACCTTCTGCGACCATTCTATCTAACAAAAAACATGTTTCCAGTGAGGTACCTAATCAACCGGCAAGAAGGTCTAAAAGGTTTCTTGGCATGCTAAAATTCGGTGAAAACAATGGTAGTAGAAAACGTGTCCCTGTGGATTCCTCATTTCAGGCTGATGTACCTGAATGGTGTGGGCCGCCAAGTCAGAGTGACCAGTTGGATGATGAAAGGTGGTTGGGTACCAAAATTTGGACGCTAGATAGTGATGGTAAAGACTTGGACAACTGGATGATTGGGAGGGGAAGGCCTATCTCATGTGTCTGCACCTATCCTGGATCTGTGGCCTGTGTTAGGTTTCATGTTGAGATAGCAAGACTCCAACTGAAATTTGACTTGGGTTCAGCTTTCTCTGGTTGGGGTTTTGGTGAGATGGGTGAAGATGTCTCAAAGTTTTGGACCAGTGAGGAGCAACAGACTTTTGATACTATCATGAGAATGAATCATTTGTCAGAATACATGGATTTCTTGGAGCCTGCTTTGAAGGCTTTCCCTTTCAAAGACCAAGCGAAGCATAGTTAGTTATTACTTCAATGTGTTTGTTCTCAGAAGGATGAGCAAGCTGACAAGATTTGCTTCTGGATCAATTGACAGTGATGATGATGGAAATAACAGTGAAGTCCTTCAGGTGTTACATTCCACAAACTCTCAAAGAAGGTACTATAAGGGGGTACCTTACAATTTTACGCTACATAAAAACAACACATTTAGtacatgatttaattaaatcgTTGATTTATTTCTTGACTGATTGTTTCAGGAAGAAGAGTGCCTGAGTTTGTCTATGTTAGTTATAAAAATTGGAGAATTCCCATATTAGTAGTCACTTCTGCACCCTCTTTTCACTGCAGATTTTCAGGTATGACTTTTCCTGAGGTTACAAAAAATAGGAAAGGCAGTTTAAGCCCTACACCGAAGGATCTCTTTATGTAAGTAATGGATCGTTGCAGAGATAGAAGAAATTATTTAGTGATGAccatacttttttttgtttttttttttttaaatttcaagtgTAAATTAGCTGAGAAATTAACTGGAGAAATTCACGATGCATGTTATTCTTGATATTTCACCACGTCTAGATGCCCTTTGTTTTCAATGCTGGCATCTGACAATTCAGGTAAACCTCGTTGTTGACTGCTGTTTTATCTATCATTAAAGCTTGCTTTTGTGTTGCAGTTGGGCAACACATCCATTccattttgcttgaatttcaaTGCACGATGTCACTCTTCGTTTGCATTGTAATCTGAAATAAGTTCTTTGTGTCATTTGGTTTAATTGGAGTGTCATATCACTGGTAcaactttctcttttttttttttgctgaaaTTCATCCGGTGAGCATTCTCACATGACAGGATGATTTGAAATAATTTGGTGCTTCTTTTGAAAGTTGTTGTTCCTTGTTCTTTTTAGAAAgtttggatgatgatctaaagat containing:
- the LOC120282542 gene encoding AT-rich interactive domain-containing protein 2-like isoform X2 — translated: MDTPILNPYTISSLTDAEAELWNLFHQFSPGLLKTTLPGLDSNSASSPKSVCFDHSEHFRHWLQSFFYDDHCYEGLQLNPDLKRKILLLVSKVLTEKPTVGGWHEDGACFLKRNGISKPVCSMVSDALKRCHSLPDMLIWLKRIAVSPCEPVTSAAASEWQMQILKARHSLFLSKTESSFDAQYPYLRRRRRRIDRSLSLPSATILSNKKHVSSEVPNQPARRSKRFLGMLKFGENNGSRKRVPVDSSFQADVPEWCGPPSQSDQLDDERWLGTKIWTLDSDGKDLDNWMIGRGRPISCVCTYPGSVACVRFHVEIARLQLKFDLGSAFSGWGFGEMGEDVSKFWTSEEQQTFDTIMRMNHLSEYMDFLEPALKAFPFKDQAKHS
- the LOC120282542 gene encoding AT-rich interactive domain-containing protein 2-like isoform X1; the encoded protein is MDTPILNPYTISSLTDAEAELWNLFHQFSPGLLKTTLPGLDSNSASSPKSVCFDHSEHFRHWLQSFFYDDHCYEGLQLNPDLKRKILLLVSKVLTEKPTVGGWHEDGACFLKRNGISKPVCSMVSDALKRCHSLPDMLIWLKRIAVSPCEPVTSAAASEWQMQILKARHSLFLSKTESSFDAQYPYLRRRKRRRIDRSLSLPSATILSNKKHVSSEVPNQPARRSKRFLGMLKFGENNGSRKRVPVDSSFQADVPEWCGPPSQSDQLDDERWLGTKIWTLDSDGKDLDNWMIGRGRPISCVCTYPGSVACVRFHVEIARLQLKFDLGSAFSGWGFGEMGEDVSKFWTSEEQQTFDTIMRMNHLSEYMDFLEPALKAFPFKDQAKHS